In a genomic window of Ignavibacteria bacterium:
- a CDS encoding rhodanese-like domain-containing protein produces the protein MNQFEISVEELKKKMDSKEDFLLVDVREQHEKKISDIGGMLLSVNSLQIRYNELDKEKEIILYCRTGTRSALATNFLRSVGFENVKNLVGGIYAWSDKIDKSVKKY, from the coding sequence ATGAATCAATTTGAAATTTCTGTTGAAGAACTGAAAAAGAAAATGGATAGTAAAGAAGATTTTCTTCTTGTTGATGTTCGTGAACAGCACGAGAAGAAAATTTCTGACATAGGAGGGATGCTTCTATCTGTGAACTCGCTTCAAATACGCTATAACGAACTCGATAAAGAAAAAGAAATTATTCTCTATTGTAGAACTGGAACAAGAAGTGCGTTGGCAACAAATTTTTTACGCTCTGTTGGGTTTGAAAACGTAAAAAATCTTGTCGGTGGAATTTATGCGTGGTCGGATAAGATTGATAAAAGTGTGAAGAAGTATTGA
- a CDS encoding ubiquinol-cytochrome c reductase iron-sulfur subunit, with translation MHNTTQYNRRTFLAQCSTLLVGSITTLPLLSSCALNSFVTYTTKSFDKKISLDISRFPELNEIGNAIEFDVENIAQEIIVTKKSETEYLALSPVCSHLGCTVRKENSFFHCGCHGSTFSLDGNVMRGPAERPLTSFRTEFHNNYLTIFL, from the coding sequence ATGCACAACACAACACAATATAACAGACGAACATTTCTTGCACAATGCTCGACTTTGCTCGTTGGAAGTATAACAACACTCCCATTATTAAGCAGTTGCGCGCTAAATTCATTCGTAACGTACACGACAAAAAGTTTCGATAAAAAAATTTCTCTTGACATTTCTCGTTTTCCTGAATTGAATGAAATCGGAAACGCAATTGAATTCGATGTAGAAAATATTGCACAAGAAATTATCGTTACAAAAAAGAGTGAAACAGAATATCTCGCACTCTCTCCCGTGTGTTCTCATCTCGGCTGCACGGTGCGAAAAGAAAATTCTTTTTTTCATTGCGGATGTCACGGTTCTACATTTTCGCTCGATGGAAATGTTATGCGCGGTCCTGCAGAACGTCCACTCACATCGTTCCGTACGGAATTTCACAATAACTATCTTACCATTTTTTTATGA
- a CDS encoding thiol oxidoreductase: MKHTIHQKFFLFPFSFFIFFSGCDTIFTSKPEIGETFDQPIAGITQEQQHSFSRGDAAFEKVFFVNEGLGPIFVQPSCESCHNGDGKGHPRTNLKRFQLNDGTNVDVNFYADHGGAQLQQRSIPGISPEEIPSQANAISVRSGPPVFGMGLLEAVPDSHILVNSDEFDTNGDGISGKANFVDAPTWAIPTNAIVHNGKYLGRFGRKAGTPFLVQQVATAYIQDMGITSEFFPQELQHAQLGTISENIPEPEVSTSSIHDVALYLRALAPPKRGSITPQIRRGDSLFTAIGCASCHIPSMQTGTHPTISALSNKTVHLYSDLLLHDMGSELADNFIEGNASGNEWRTTPLWGLRLTAENLGGTAYYLHDGRTTDLKTAILFHGGEAMNAKNLFNALSNPDKESVLAFLRSL; encoded by the coding sequence ATGAAACACACAATACATCAAAAATTTTTCCTTTTTCCTTTTTCATTTTTCATTTTCTTTTCCGGTTGCGATACAATCTTTACTTCAAAACCTGAAATCGGAGAAACATTTGACCAACCGATTGCAGGAATAACACAAGAGCAACAACATTCTTTCTCTCGCGGTGATGCAGCATTTGAAAAAGTTTTTTTCGTCAATGAAGGACTCGGACCAATTTTCGTACAACCATCGTGCGAAAGTTGTCACAACGGCGATGGAAAAGGTCATCCGCGCACTAACTTAAAACGATTTCAATTAAATGATGGAACGAACGTGGACGTAAATTTTTATGCCGATCACGGCGGCGCTCAACTGCAACAGCGTTCGATTCCGGGAATTTCTCCGGAAGAAATTCCATCACAGGCAAACGCAATTTCTGTTCGCAGCGGACCTCCTGTATTTGGAATGGGATTGCTTGAAGCAGTTCCCGATTCACACATTCTTGTAAACAGTGATGAGTTTGATACAAATGGAGATGGAATTTCCGGAAAAGCAAATTTTGTTGATGCGCCGACGTGGGCAATTCCAACAAACGCAATTGTGCATAACGGAAAGTATCTTGGTCGCTTCGGAAGAAAAGCCGGAACTCCATTTTTAGTACAACAAGTTGCTACCGCATATATTCAGGATATGGGGATCACTTCAGAATTTTTTCCGCAAGAACTACAACACGCGCAACTCGGAACAATCAGCGAAAACATTCCCGAACCTGAAGTTTCTACATCTTCCATTCACGATGTCGCTTTGTATTTGCGTGCGCTCGCTCCTCCAAAACGTGGAAGCATTACTCCGCAAATTCGCCGCGGAGACAGTCTGTTCACTGCCATCGGATGCGCGTCATGTCATATTCCTTCGATGCAAACAGGAACACATCCGACAATATCCGCACTCAGCAACAAAACTGTTCACCTCTATTCTGATTTACTGCTGCACGATATGGGTTCTGAACTTGCCGATAATTTTATTGAAGGAAATGCAAGCGGAAACGAATGGAGGACAACACCGCTATGGGGATTGCGACTGACTGCTGAAAACCTTGGCGGCACGGCGTATTATCTTCATGACGGAAGAACAACAGATTTAAAAACCGCAATTCTTTTTCACGGCGGCGAAGCAATGAACGCGAAAAATTTATTCAATGCGCTTTCCAATCCCGATAAAGAATCAGTGCTCGCGTTTTTACGTTCACTCTGA
- a CDS encoding divalent metal cation transporter, whose translation MNDLATFTLPRVSETLSEQKGIKKIFNRDFIRALGPAFLVSVGYMDPGNWATDIEGGSRFGYSLLWVIFLSNMMAILLQTLSAKLGIATGKDLAQNCKEKYSRPTSLFLWLTAELAMIATDLAEFLGSALAIYLLFHIDLFTAVLITGFDVLLILALQRYGFRPLEYAIITFVATIGLCYVVELFFASPDWSIIPYHVVVPKINSESILVAIGILGATVMPHNLYLHSNIIQSRLSEKPTIEEKKKIFRFAKLDSIIALNGAWFVNSAILIMSAGAFYTRNLEIVSIEEAHKTLEILFGGMSALVFALALLASGISSSTTGTMAGQIVMEGFLEIKIRPWLRRLILRLIVMIPAVIAIAIGTNPLQLLVLSQVFLSFQLPFAIIPLITFTKDKTMMGELTNKQWVTNLAIVCAVVIIALNVLLLYKTFGGEFAF comes from the coding sequence ATGAATGACTTAGCAACATTTACTCTCCCCCGCGTCTCAGAAACGCTTTCTGAACAAAAAGGAATTAAAAAAATTTTCAACAGAGATTTTATTCGCGCACTTGGTCCTGCATTCCTCGTAAGCGTCGGTTATATGGACCCGGGAAATTGGGCAACGGATATCGAAGGGGGTTCACGATTTGGTTATAGTTTATTATGGGTGATTTTCCTCAGTAATATGATGGCGATTTTACTGCAAACTCTTTCTGCGAAATTAGGAATTGCAACCGGAAAAGATTTAGCACAAAACTGCAAAGAAAAATATTCTCGACCGACAAGTTTGTTCCTCTGGCTCACCGCAGAACTTGCGATGATTGCAACTGACCTTGCAGAATTTCTCGGCTCTGCACTTGCAATCTATCTGTTGTTTCATATTGATTTGTTCACCGCAGTATTGATAACGGGATTCGATGTCTTGCTCATACTCGCATTGCAGCGTTACGGTTTTCGTCCGCTCGAATATGCAATTATTACGTTTGTTGCAACCATCGGATTATGTTATGTCGTAGAATTATTTTTTGCTTCGCCGGACTGGTCTATCATTCCTTATCACGTTGTTGTTCCAAAAATAAATTCGGAAAGTATTCTCGTCGCCATTGGAATTCTTGGCGCAACAGTAATGCCGCATAATTTATATCTACATTCCAATATAATTCAATCGCGATTATCGGAAAAACCAACCATCGAAGAAAAGAAAAAAATCTTTCGCTTTGCAAAACTCGATTCCATTATTGCATTGAACGGAGCGTGGTTTGTCAATTCTGCAATTCTCATTATGTCTGCAGGCGCATTTTACACAAGAAATTTAGAAATTGTTTCCATCGAAGAAGCGCATAAAACATTGGAAATTCTTTTTGGCGGAATGTCTGCGTTAGTGTTTGCTCTTGCATTGCTCGCTTCGGGGATTTCTTCTTCAACTACGGGAACGATGGCAGGGCAAATTGTGATGGAAGGTTTTCTCGAAATAAAAATTCGTCCTTGGTTGCGCCGTTTAATTTTACGATTGATTGTTATGATTCCCGCAGTAATTGCAATTGCGATTGGAACAAATCCATTACAACTGCTCGTATTGAGTCAAGTGTTTCTCAGTTTCCAACTTCCATTTGCAATTATTCCTCTCATCACATTTACTAAAGACAAAACGATGATGGGAGAACTTACAAATAAACAATGGGTAACAAATCTTGCTATTGTTTGCGCAGTGGTTATCATCGCGTTGAATGTTTTGCTTTTATATAAAACATTTGGCGGAGAGTTTGCATTTTAG
- a CDS encoding metal-dependent transcriptional regulator, which produces METITTEDYIKRIYGIEKNVGSVSTSSLAKALEVSDASANDMMKRLSENGYVKYIPRKGVQLTKKGKSTALKIVRRHRLWEMFLVKFLDFSWDEIHNEAELLEHVTSEKMESKLDAVLGFPKIDPHGDPIPSANGELIETHSQLLDECEKGISGIISRVSDRSPEVLQYLKKIGLGLQTRLKVIDKISFDGSVIVKANKQTIPLSQKLARCIFIQTIPA; this is translated from the coding sequence ATGGAAACAATTACTACGGAAGATTATATCAAACGGATTTACGGGATTGAAAAAAATGTCGGTTCTGTTTCTACGTCATCTCTCGCTAAAGCATTAGAAGTTTCCGATGCGTCAGCAAACGATATGATGAAGCGGCTTTCCGAGAATGGCTACGTGAAATACATTCCGCGCAAAGGAGTTCAACTCACCAAAAAAGGAAAATCCACAGCGCTAAAAATTGTTCGACGGCATCGTTTGTGGGAAATGTTTCTTGTGAAGTTCCTCGACTTTTCATGGGATGAAATTCACAACGAAGCAGAACTATTAGAACACGTTACTTCAGAAAAAATGGAAAGCAAACTCGATGCCGTTCTCGGCTTTCCGAAAATTGACCCGCATGGTGACCCAATTCCCTCAGCAAATGGTGAACTTATAGAAACGCATTCCCAATTACTCGATGAGTGCGAAAAAGGAATTTCTGGGATTATTTCACGCGTAAGTGATAGAAGTCCCGAAGTATTGCAATACCTAAAAAAAATCGGACTCGGTTTGCAAACGAGACTGAAAGTGATTGACAAAATTTCTTTTGATGGTTCAGTAATTGTGAAAGCAAACAAACAAACAATTCCACTAAGCCAAAAACTTGCGCGATGTATTTTTATTCAAACTATTCCTGCATAA
- the hemW gene encoding radical SAM family heme chaperone HemW: protein MSSLYFHIPFCERKCIYCDFYSIETLSPLDEFLKALEIEIELQKQFHGETYETIFFGGGTPSLLTPSQLEKIFSLIHKNFSLSPKSEITLEANPETVDEEKLKAFHSLGINRISFGVQSFFDDDLLFLSRIHNSQKAKDAIRLAKNVGFENLNLDLIFALPNQTLERWKSNLEQAIKLESTHISAYSLIVEQNTPLNRLVAMNQVTLPQTETDASMFEFTMEFLERNGFEHYEVSNYGKKGFHCQHNKNYWNHSNYLSFGPSAHSYWNNGMAKRWSNIANLSTYTQKLFNNELPIAGEEILSEEQHFEETIMLGLRSEGIDVEKIKNDFGVDLLKEQHNIIAELLSNEYILIDNPILRLTNKGFLLCEEIVNRLTHNSFFTTKAQKHEVL, encoded by the coding sequence GTGTCTTCGCTCTATTTCCACATTCCGTTCTGTGAACGCAAATGTATTTACTGCGATTTTTATTCCATCGAAACGCTTTCTCCGCTCGATGAATTTCTCAAAGCATTAGAAATTGAAATTGAACTGCAAAAACAATTTCACGGAGAAACGTATGAAACAATATTCTTCGGCGGCGGAACTCCTTCTCTCCTCACTCCGTCACAACTCGAAAAAATATTTTCTCTCATTCACAAAAACTTTTCTCTTTCTCCAAAATCAGAAATAACGCTCGAAGCAAATCCCGAAACCGTTGATGAAGAAAAACTGAAAGCATTTCATTCCCTCGGAATAAACAGAATAAGTTTTGGAGTCCAATCATTTTTTGATGACGATTTGTTATTTCTTTCACGTATTCATAACTCACAAAAAGCTAAAGATGCGATTCGTCTTGCAAAAAATGTTGGTTTTGAAAATCTCAATCTCGATTTGATTTTTGCTTTACCGAATCAAACGCTTGAACGATGGAAAAGCAATTTAGAACAAGCGATTAAACTTGAATCAACGCATATTTCCGCTTACAGTTTAATCGTTGAACAAAACACCCCGCTCAATCGTCTTGTTGCCATGAATCAAGTTACACTTCCACAAACAGAAACGGATGCTTCGATGTTTGAATTCACAATGGAGTTTCTTGAACGAAATGGTTTTGAACATTACGAAGTTTCCAATTACGGAAAGAAAGGATTTCATTGTCAACACAATAAAAATTATTGGAATCATTCAAACTATCTTTCGTTCGGTCCATCGGCACATTCATATTGGAATAACGGAATGGCAAAGCGTTGGTCGAATATTGCCAATCTTTCCACATACACGCAAAAACTTTTCAACAATGAACTTCCCATCGCAGGCGAAGAAATTCTTTCCGAAGAACAACATTTTGAAGAAACAATAATGCTTGGATTACGAAGCGAAGGAATTGATGTTGAAAAAATAAAAAATGATTTTGGGGTAGATTTGCTAAAAGAACAGCATAATATTATCGCCGAACTTCTTTCCAATGAATACATTCTTATTGACAATCCAATACTGCGATTGACAAATAAAGGTTTTCTTCTTTGCGAAGAAATTGTCAACCGCCTAACTCATAATTCTTTTTTTACCACAAAGGCACAGAAGCACGAAGTTCTATAA
- the lepB gene encoding signal peptidase I, translating to MKQKEPKPKQTFLQWLREMASVFGIFLVLNSFVIASFEVPTGSMMNEILPGDFLIVNKFIFGGTTPRTIPLTDIRVPNFKFPALRNVQRNEVIVFEFPGNRDEVKANPFAYYLKRCIALAGDTLEIRQRKVYVNGEFVPFPRYVNFEQSGSLPNYADPRIFPKGEFFNEQNYGPIRIPKQGDVIQLTMNTIEHWETFILREKNTIDFRNGKIFVNGNETSTYTVKRDYLFGMGDNRDNSLDSRFWGFIPEEDVIGTPLFLYWSWDPDLPFTQLVDKLASIRLSRVGNLVK from the coding sequence ATGAAACAAAAAGAACCAAAACCAAAACAGACTTTTCTACAATGGCTTCGAGAAATGGCATCCGTATTCGGGATTTTTCTTGTGCTGAACAGTTTCGTCATCGCTTCGTTCGAAGTTCCAACAGGGTCAATGATGAACGAAATTCTTCCCGGTGATTTTCTCATCGTGAACAAATTTATTTTTGGAGGAACAACGCCGCGCACAATTCCACTTACCGATATTCGAGTTCCGAACTTTAAATTTCCTGCATTACGAAACGTGCAACGCAACGAAGTCATTGTGTTTGAATTTCCCGGCAATCGCGATGAAGTAAAAGCAAATCCATTCGCATATTATTTGAAACGCTGCATTGCTCTTGCTGGCGACACATTGGAAATCAGGCAACGAAAAGTGTACGTCAATGGCGAATTTGTCCCGTTCCCACGATACGTCAATTTCGAACAATCCGGCTCTCTTCCGAATTATGCTGACCCACGAATTTTTCCCAAAGGAGAATTCTTTAACGAACAAAACTATGGTCCAATCCGTATTCCAAAACAAGGAGACGTGATTCAACTTACGATGAATACTATTGAACATTGGGAAACGTTTATTCTTCGCGAAAAAAATACTATTGACTTTCGAAACGGAAAAATCTTTGTCAATGGAAATGAAACGTCAACATATACTGTCAAACGTGATTATCTTTTCGGAATGGGCGACAATCGTGATAATTCCCTTGATAGCAGATTCTGGGGATTTATTCCCGAAGAAGACGTAATTGGAACACCACTATTTCTCTACTGGTCGTGGGATCCGGATTTACCATTTACACAACTTGTGGATAAACTTGCTTCAATTCGGCTTTCGAGAGTTGGAAATTTAGTGAAGTAG